A genomic window from Nicotiana sylvestris chromosome 11, ASM39365v2, whole genome shotgun sequence includes:
- the LOC138880716 gene encoding uncharacterized protein, which translates to MDTFNGNHFNLDIDLISLVLIPHIEASIRYKIKECITAVHQEHGHTITKRKAYLGDKRAFEIVYGNWNKSFVDLPRYMAALQQFNPGTVVEWKLERILGKPEYTFNYVFWAFKPAIDGFSHCRPVISIDGTHVYEKYDIKLLIVVAVDANGQIFPLDFTICANENQETWTLFLNYLKEHVVKQRSSICQISDRHGGVLSSVENLFAWQEPYAYHCYYVRHLKVNFQKARPNKDVHDLMWMTMGNSDYKCVRVFQWVIEVGKRIVCHNHGADVVQADGGEWEREKQLKKEVVKLKAKLKESL; encoded by the exons atggacacattcaacgggaatcacttcaacttggacaTTGACTTGATTTCCCTTGTTCTTATTCCAcacatcgaagcgtccataaggtataaaatcaaagagtgcattacagcagtcCACCAGGAACATGGACATACcattactaaaagaaaggcatatctcggggacaaacgagcgtttgaaatagtctatggtaactggAATAAGTCATTTGTAGATCTGCCTAggtacatggctgcactgcaACAGTTTAACCCCGGGacggttgttgaatggaagcttgagcggattctaggtaaaccagaatatacattcaattacgtgttttgggcgtttaaaccagcaattgatggtttttcgcattgtcggcccgtaatatccatagacggcaCTCATGTCTATGAAAAGTACGATATCAAGTTGTTGATAGTCGtggcagtagatgctaatggacagatatttcctctagatTTTactatttgtgccaatgaaaaccaagagacgtggacgctatttttgaactacttgaaagagcacgttgtcaaacagcgttccaGTATTTGTcaaatatctgatcggcacggcGGTGTCTTAAGTTCTGTAGAGAACTTGTttgcatggcaagaaccttatgcctaCCATTGTTACTATGTTAGGCACCTTAAAGTCAATTTCCAGAAGGCACGTCCCAATAAGGAtgtacatgatttgatgtggatg acgatggggaactctgactacaaatgtgtcagagtctttcaatgggttattgaagtcggcaagaggattgtcTGTCACAACCATGGTGcagatgtcgttcaagcagatggcggagag TGGGAACGTGAAAAACAACTTAAAAAAGAGGTTGTGAAGTTGAAAGCGAAACTTAAAGag TCATTGTAA